A stretch of Clostridium estertheticum DNA encodes these proteins:
- a CDS encoding class I SAM-dependent methyltransferase: MKIPKKTNIMMCIRAKLIDNFIKDFLAKTNKSIVLHLGCGLDSRCNRIENSNTDTYDVDFKEVIDIRRYFYEETDNYHLIASSVIEPEWIEKIPKDEKHSTSIMVAGLFMYLKEDEIKTLIRRLKERIGSYTLIFDAFSVLTAKKTKKSSITKENWCKNSLGY; the protein is encoded by the coding sequence ATATAATGATGTGTATAAGGGCAAAATTAATTGATAACTTCATTAAAGATTTCCTTGCAAAAACTAATAAAAGTATAGTTTTGCATTTAGGGTGTGGCCTTGATAGCAGATGTAACAGAATTGAAAATAGCAATACTGACACGTATGACGTAGATTTTAAAGAAGTTATTGATATTCGCAGATATTTTTACGAAGAAACAGATAATTACCATTTGATTGCATCTTCTGTTATAGAACCCGAATGGATAGAAAAAATACCTAAGGATGAAAAACACAGTACATCAATTATGGTCGCAGGGCTGTTTATGTACTTAAAAGAAGATGAAATTAAAACATTGATAAGGCGTCTTAAAGAGAGGATTGGTAGTTATACCTTAATTTTTGATGCTTTTAGTGTTCTTACAGCAAAGAAAACAAAAAAATCATCCATCACTAAAGAAAACTGGTGCAAAAATTCATTGGGGTATTGA